The following proteins are encoded in a genomic region of Alistipes shahii WAL 8301:
- a CDS encoding beta-mannosidase yields the protein MKNFKPILTAMSLCMALAAAAAPVRQHLHDDWQFRQARLNNWYPATVPGTVHTDLMANRIIEDPYFRLNERGVQWVDKEDWIYETHFEADAGLLARERIELVFEGLDTYADVYLNDEKVLAADNMFRRWRTEVKRLLRPGENTLKVYFHSPIKVDLPKYDSLPYRYEAVNDQSANGGLFDKRVSVFARKAGYHYGWDWGPRLVTSGIWRPVYLEGWSGARISDVFYRQQEVTARRARVEVEVEIASARDLAEAVVTVASPGEGIEASVTAPLRSGINKVTVPLDIASPKLWWTRELGEPHLYEFRASVAAGDASDSRTTRIGLRSLRLVRDKVADGTTFYFELNGEPLFAKGANYIPCDVFLPRVTRAVYEKTIDDAAAVNMNMLRVWGGGVYEDDVFYELCDERGILVWQDFMFACSVYPAEGAWLENVRLEAEDNIRRLRNHPSIAVWCGNNECNEAWFGWGWNTRYAEQGHPEWDRIIGDRLRRQYYEVLPEAVAACSPGTPYHPSSPWSRHEGTSENSEGDTHFWKVWHSRAPIADYNATRSRFFSEYGFQSFPEYASVLRFAPEERDWDIESEVMMAHQRGGDFANMRIRQYLEDEYWPARDFRTFLYMSHVLQGDAIKTAIEAHRRDKPYCWGSLFWQHNDCWPVASWASRDWYGRWKAQHYFARPAFDDILVSPLAEGNTLNVRLVSDRRKTVRGKLRITVMDMDGALLSENTRSLTVAPNASRNVYSADISGLLHGCARNRAIVVAEFTTDGRRYANIGYFVSQKELELPEADIRWSVGPAADGYEITLSSDRFVRAVWLALDGNEHFEDNYFDLVPGVSKTVRVATTLSRSEFDRLLRITHLQQTR from the coding sequence ATGAAAAACTTCAAACCAATCCTTACCGCTATGTCCCTCTGCATGGCCCTCGCCGCAGCCGCAGCCCCCGTCCGTCAACACCTGCACGACGACTGGCAGTTCCGTCAGGCGCGGCTCAACAACTGGTATCCGGCCACGGTCCCCGGCACGGTGCACACCGACCTGATGGCCAACCGGATCATCGAAGACCCCTATTTCCGCCTCAACGAGCGCGGCGTACAGTGGGTCGACAAGGAAGACTGGATCTACGAAACGCATTTCGAGGCCGACGCCGGCCTGCTCGCCCGCGAGCGGATCGAACTGGTCTTCGAAGGGCTCGACACCTATGCCGACGTCTACCTCAACGACGAGAAGGTGCTCGCCGCCGACAACATGTTCCGCCGCTGGCGCACGGAGGTCAAACGGCTGCTCCGTCCGGGCGAAAACACCCTGAAAGTCTATTTCCACTCGCCGATCAAGGTCGACCTGCCCAAATACGACTCGCTGCCCTACCGTTACGAGGCCGTCAACGATCAGTCGGCCAACGGCGGGCTTTTCGACAAACGCGTCAGCGTCTTCGCCCGCAAGGCGGGTTACCACTACGGCTGGGACTGGGGTCCGCGCCTGGTGACCTCGGGCATCTGGCGTCCGGTCTATCTGGAGGGCTGGAGCGGCGCCCGCATCAGCGATGTCTTCTACCGCCAGCAGGAGGTTACGGCCAGGCGCGCCCGGGTCGAGGTCGAGGTGGAAATCGCCTCCGCCCGTGACCTGGCGGAAGCCGTAGTCACCGTTGCATCCCCCGGCGAAGGCATCGAAGCCTCGGTCACGGCGCCGCTGCGCTCCGGAATCAACAAGGTAACCGTCCCGCTCGACATTGCCTCTCCGAAACTCTGGTGGACCCGCGAACTGGGCGAACCCCATCTCTACGAATTCCGGGCTTCGGTCGCGGCGGGCGACGCCTCCGACAGCCGGACCACCCGCATCGGGCTGCGCTCGCTGCGCCTCGTGCGCGACAAGGTCGCCGACGGCACGACCTTCTACTTCGAACTCAACGGCGAGCCGCTCTTCGCCAAGGGAGCCAACTACATCCCCTGCGACGTCTTCCTGCCGCGCGTCACGCGCGCCGTCTACGAGAAGACGATCGACGACGCCGCGGCCGTGAACATGAACATGCTGCGCGTCTGGGGCGGAGGTGTCTATGAAGACGATGTTTTCTACGAACTGTGCGATGAACGGGGTATCCTCGTATGGCAGGATTTCATGTTCGCATGCAGCGTCTATCCCGCCGAGGGGGCATGGCTCGAAAACGTCCGGCTCGAAGCCGAAGACAACATCCGCCGTCTGCGCAACCACCCCTCGATCGCCGTATGGTGCGGCAACAACGAGTGCAACGAAGCGTGGTTCGGCTGGGGATGGAACACCCGGTACGCCGAACAGGGGCATCCCGAATGGGACCGGATCATCGGCGACCGGCTCCGCCGCCAATACTACGAAGTGCTGCCCGAAGCCGTCGCCGCCTGCTCGCCCGGCACGCCTTACCACCCCTCGTCGCCCTGGTCGCGTCACGAAGGCACGAGCGAAAACAGCGAAGGCGATACGCATTTCTGGAAAGTGTGGCACAGCCGCGCACCGATCGCCGACTACAACGCCACGCGCAGCCGCTTCTTCAGCGAATACGGCTTCCAGTCGTTCCCCGAATACGCCTCCGTCCTGCGTTTCGCCCCCGAAGAGCGCGACTGGGACATCGAATCGGAGGTGATGATGGCCCATCAGCGCGGCGGCGATTTCGCCAACATGCGCATCCGCCAATACCTCGAAGACGAATACTGGCCCGCACGCGATTTCCGCACGTTCCTTTACATGAGCCACGTTTTGCAGGGCGACGCCATCAAGACCGCCATCGAGGCGCACCGGCGCGACAAACCCTACTGCTGGGGATCGCTCTTCTGGCAGCATAACGACTGCTGGCCCGTGGCTTCGTGGGCCAGCCGCGACTGGTACGGCCGCTGGAAGGCGCAACATTATTTCGCCCGCCCGGCCTTCGACGACATCCTCGTATCGCCCCTTGCCGAGGGAAACACACTGAACGTCCGCCTTGTGTCGGACCGCCGCAAAACGGTCCGGGGCAAACTCCGGATAACGGTCATGGACATGGACGGCGCCCTCCTCTCGGAAAACACCCGCAGCCTAACCGTCGCACCCAATGCCAGTCGGAACGTCTATTCGGCCGACATTTCCGGACTCTTGCACGGTTGCGCCCGCAATCGGGCGATCGTCGTCGCGGAATTCACGACCGACGGACGCCGCTACGCCAACATCGGATATTTCGTCTCTCAAAAAGAGCTTGAGCTGCCCGAAGCCGACATCCGATGGAGCGTCGGACCTGCGGCGGACGGTTATGAAATTACGCTCTCGAGCGACCGTTTCGTCCGCGCCGTCTGGCTCGCTCTCGACGGCAACGAACATTTCGAGGACAACTATTTCGACCTCGTACCGGGCGTCAGCAAAACGGTGCGGGTCGCAACGACGCTGTCCCGGTCCGAATTCGACCGGCTGCTGCGCATCACCCATCTGCAACAAACCCGATAA
- a CDS encoding AraC family transcriptional regulator yields the protein MKEIQQEITPITNEDLFIILNHPNAHFDYPIHCHPEYEINLVMNTRGSRIVGDSTEDFGPLDLVMTGPYVPHVWKSPLKTNHVITIQFSGDLIDFPIVNKRLFLPIRQLLLDSRQGLSFTGPEQLSVRDRILELTRMQGFQSATAFLDILNALATANRKVLMSNLCDSKNIVHTSKSRRIAKVCDYIEKNLCQNIRLTDVAGLVNMSESAFSHFFKKRTNISYITFVNNMRISKACQLLANTTLSASEICYACGFNNKSNFIRIFTKKKNMTPIEYREYISQMLIKY from the coding sequence ATGAAAGAGATACAGCAGGAGATCACCCCGATCACGAACGAGGACCTTTTCATCATCCTCAACCACCCCAACGCGCATTTCGACTATCCGATCCACTGCCATCCGGAATACGAGATCAATCTGGTGATGAACACCCGGGGATCGCGCATCGTGGGCGATTCCACCGAGGATTTCGGCCCGCTGGACCTGGTGATGACCGGTCCCTATGTGCCGCACGTGTGGAAATCGCCCCTGAAAACCAACCACGTCATCACCATCCAGTTCTCGGGCGACCTGATCGACTTCCCGATCGTCAACAAACGCCTGTTTCTCCCCATCCGGCAACTGCTGCTCGACTCCCGGCAGGGGCTTTCGTTCACAGGTCCCGAACAGTTGAGCGTCCGGGACCGGATTCTTGAACTCACGCGCATGCAGGGATTCCAGTCGGCGACCGCTTTTCTGGACATTCTCAACGCGCTGGCCACGGCCAACCGCAAGGTGCTTATGAGCAATCTCTGCGACTCGAAGAACATTGTCCACACCTCCAAATCGCGCCGCATCGCCAAAGTCTGCGACTACATCGAGAAAAACCTCTGCCAGAACATCCGGCTCACCGACGTGGCCGGGTTGGTCAACATGTCGGAATCGGCCTTTTCGCACTTTTTCAAGAAGCGCACGAACATCTCCTACATCACCTTCGTCAACAACATGCGCATCTCCAAGGCCTGCCAGCTGCTTGCCAACACGACGCTCAGCGCCTCGGAGATCTGCTACGCCTGCGGCTTCAACAACAAGTCGAATTTCATCCGCATCTTCACCAAAAAGAAAAACATGACCCCGATCGAATACCGCGAATACATCTCCCAGATGCTCATCAAATACTGA
- a CDS encoding sodium:solute symporter, protein MNSIAINFVDCAIIVLYLIFIIWWGLRNGKSSDAGSYFLAGRTMPWWIVGLSLFAASISSTTLIGQSDDAYHTGVAVFNYNLTGVVVMVFFATFLLPLYIRSGIFTIPEFLERRFDKRSRYYFSGICIVGNIFLDAAGALYAAALIIKLLFPEADLQLIIIIFAVLAASYTIPGGLSSAINAELIQAVILIVGSVILTGACFANGGFDYLASLFESGDMSVRLIRPLTDTATPWLGLIVGMPVLGIYFWANNQTLVQRVLSARSVDEGRKGVMFAGALTLATLFIIVFPGVIARHLFPGIEKPDMIYPTMVLRLLPTGLLGIMLSALLAALTSTLSAILNSTSTLFTMDFYAKIDKRADERKLVRVGKLASLVIIVIAALWAPQIGRFGSLLKYYQEMLSYIAPPVVAAFLMGVFSRRANGRGAFAGLIAGLVVAAAMLLWRTEIFGGMHFLLIVPFLLVFSLSVIWAVSRTAPAPRPDKLIDTTFSAADFRAETRSLAEVSWWRNYRVWGGVLLVLCMLILIIFR, encoded by the coding sequence ATGAATTCGATTGCGATTAATTTTGTCGACTGCGCGATTATCGTCCTTTACCTTATATTTATAATATGGTGGGGATTGCGCAACGGCAAGAGTTCCGACGCCGGGTCCTATTTTCTGGCCGGCCGCACGATGCCGTGGTGGATCGTGGGTCTGTCGCTTTTCGCCGCGAGCATCTCCAGTACGACGCTCATCGGCCAGTCGGACGACGCCTACCACACCGGAGTGGCCGTGTTCAACTACAACCTCACAGGTGTCGTGGTGATGGTGTTTTTCGCCACGTTCCTGCTGCCGCTCTACATCCGTTCGGGGATATTCACGATTCCCGAGTTTCTCGAACGACGCTTCGACAAGCGGTCGCGCTACTACTTTTCCGGAATCTGCATCGTGGGCAACATCTTTCTCGATGCGGCCGGGGCGCTGTATGCCGCCGCGCTGATCATCAAGTTGTTGTTCCCGGAGGCGGACTTGCAGCTCATCATCATCATCTTCGCCGTGCTGGCGGCTTCGTACACCATTCCGGGCGGTCTTTCGTCGGCGATCAACGCCGAGCTGATCCAGGCGGTGATTCTGATCGTCGGGTCGGTGATCCTGACGGGAGCCTGCTTCGCCAACGGCGGGTTCGACTACCTCGCGTCGCTGTTCGAAAGCGGCGACATGAGCGTCAGACTGATTCGCCCGCTGACCGATACGGCCACGCCCTGGCTGGGGCTGATCGTCGGCATGCCGGTGCTGGGCATCTATTTCTGGGCCAACAACCAGACGCTCGTACAGCGCGTGTTGAGCGCGCGGAGCGTCGACGAGGGCCGCAAAGGGGTGATGTTCGCCGGAGCGCTGACGCTGGCCACCCTGTTCATCATCGTCTTTCCGGGCGTTATCGCCCGCCATCTCTTCCCGGGCATCGAGAAACCCGACATGATCTATCCGACGATGGTGCTGCGCCTGTTGCCCACAGGGTTGCTGGGGATCATGCTTTCGGCGCTGCTCGCCGCGCTGACGTCGACGCTGAGCGCCATTCTGAACTCCACGTCGACGCTCTTCACGATGGATTTCTACGCCAAGATCGACAAGCGGGCCGACGAGCGCAAGCTGGTGCGCGTCGGCAAGCTGGCTTCGCTGGTCATCATCGTGATCGCCGCCCTCTGGGCTCCGCAGATCGGACGTTTCGGTTCGCTGCTCAAATATTACCAGGAGATGCTCTCCTACATTGCGCCTCCCGTCGTGGCGGCTTTCCTGATGGGCGTTTTCTCGCGCCGCGCCAACGGGCGGGGAGCCTTTGCGGGGCTGATCGCCGGACTGGTCGTCGCGGCGGCGATGCTCCTCTGGCGCACGGAGATCTTCGGCGGGATGCACTTTCTGCTGATCGTGCCGTTCCTGCTGGTCTTCAGCCTGTCGGTGATCTGGGCCGTAAGCCGTACGGCTCCCGCGCCCCGGCCCGACAAACTGATCGACACGACCTTTTCGGCGGCGGATTTCCGGGCTGAAACCCGCTCGCTCGCGGAGGTTTCCTGGTGGCGCAACTACCGCGTATGGGGCGGAGTGCTGCTGGTTCTGTGTATGCTTATTCTCATAATATTCCGTTGA
- a CDS encoding glycosylase, with translation MKLKKYEKNPIIAPNPANAWENLVTCNPGVIYDDGRFYMLYRAAGDDKEHVIRLGLAVSENGFDFRRVGDSPVFGPSADGPDGGCVEDPRIVKFDNEFYITYAYRAHAPGQYWTFAHDVVRLPRCGAYAPAAMAQNLGNTGLAVTTDFRNFHRLGRLTSPVLDDRDVILFPEKIGGKFAMMHRPKQFVGEHYGVKYPSIWLKFSDDLLAWEDKPSHLLIAGREGTWEEKIGGSTPPILTEAGWLTLYHGVADGGTAEYRVGALLLDRENPLRVLARTPEPILEPEFFYETEGFYSHCVFPTGNVVVDGVLYVYYGGADKYVGVATCRLEELLNYLTEKCRCE, from the coding sequence ATGAAACTGAAGAAATACGAAAAAAATCCGATCATCGCTCCCAATCCGGCCAATGCCTGGGAGAATCTCGTAACCTGCAACCCGGGGGTCATCTACGACGACGGCCGGTTTTACATGCTCTACCGCGCCGCCGGCGACGACAAGGAACATGTCATCCGTTTGGGGCTGGCCGTCAGCGAGAACGGCTTCGACTTCCGCCGTGTCGGCGATTCGCCGGTATTCGGTCCCAGCGCGGACGGTCCCGACGGAGGGTGCGTCGAAGATCCGCGCATCGTGAAGTTCGACAATGAGTTTTACATTACCTACGCCTACCGCGCCCATGCCCCCGGGCAGTACTGGACTTTCGCGCACGACGTGGTGCGTCTGCCCCGATGCGGAGCTTATGCGCCGGCCGCCATGGCGCAGAATCTGGGAAATACGGGGCTTGCCGTGACGACCGACTTCCGGAATTTCCACCGGCTGGGGCGGCTTACGTCGCCCGTGCTCGACGATCGGGACGTGATCCTTTTCCCGGAGAAAATCGGCGGGAAGTTCGCCATGATGCACCGTCCCAAACAGTTCGTGGGCGAACATTACGGGGTGAAATACCCTTCGATCTGGCTGAAGTTCTCCGACGACCTGCTGGCATGGGAGGACAAGCCCAGCCATCTGCTTATCGCCGGCCGCGAAGGAACCTGGGAGGAGAAGATCGGCGGAAGCACGCCGCCGATCCTGACCGAGGCGGGGTGGCTGACGCTCTACCACGGGGTAGCCGACGGAGGCACGGCCGAATACCGCGTCGGGGCGCTGCTGCTCGACCGGGAGAATCCGCTGCGGGTGCTGGCCCGGACGCCGGAACCGATCCTCGAACCCGAATTTTTCTATGAAACCGAAGGTTTTTACAGCCATTGCGTCTTCCCGACCGGCAATGTGGTCGTCGACGGCGTGCTGTACGTCTATTACGGCGGAGCGGACAAATATGTAGGCGTTGCGACCTGCCGGCTGGAGGAATTATTAAATTATTTGACGGAGAAATGCCGTTGCGAATAG
- a CDS encoding SusC/RagA family TonB-linked outer membrane protein, giving the protein MKMKFYLIVLSLLAVCLWGTGDVRAQSASRSMTVTGKVVDQNGAAVTGASVVVVGTTKGTTTGADGAFSLTGVASDARLAVNFIGYKTQTVEVGGRTSFNIVLVEEATAVDEVVVVGYGQVKKSDLTGSVASVKAEKLTDIPANSIDGLLQGRVAGVQVVNSSQDPGASSTVRIRGNSSLNGSNAPLVVIDGFPWGDAGDLKQINPQDIVSMEVLKDASASAIYGSRGANGVILITTRKAQENVTRITLRQQTTVSGFSSELNLWRDPVLMAMLSNESSINAGLTPTYIGATNANGVYYPSIAELQTTWTTNTRWDDLVFRPTPVSNNTTVQVQSSNDRTMFQASANYYLDNGMYIEDTYRKYGGNFSVEHKLLDNLRMKASANITSNKRHNNGGLAYWRNPIFPVYDDNGDYWLYGAQDYSHPLALTNLQKNDSKGLDIISFASVNWDVLPCLNVMAQFNYKHGEQITDKYFPKKYSETGVFNDGYGSIDNWKDDNIVFEAYATFDRTFAEKHRLTVMGGYSYENYQSRSSSLAAKGFINESLGNENLAAGDSETYSIGNGSYKTELVSALTRINYTFDNRFLFTFTARADGSSKFGSNNKWAFFPSGAFSWKMHEERFIRNLNVFDVLKIRASYGISGNQGISAYQTLSRYGQHKYFNGGKWVTAIGPGYQSGTTGQDGIYALWSGIPNKGLKWETTAQVDLGLDMSFFGNRLNVTFDWYDKRTSDLLRERNIAPSSGYDKMWVNDGEIRNRGIELTIDGVAFQNRDWRMGGTFVFSRNRNKVLSLGNAVQTGLRTDLRTGMQYEYLAYRSFRVLKSL; this is encoded by the coding sequence ATGAAAATGAAATTTTACCTGATCGTTCTCTCCCTGCTGGCGGTCTGCCTGTGGGGGACGGGAGACGTCCGCGCCCAGTCCGCATCACGGAGCATGACCGTGACGGGCAAGGTCGTGGATCAGAACGGCGCCGCCGTAACGGGCGCGTCGGTTGTCGTCGTCGGCACGACGAAAGGAACCACAACCGGGGCCGACGGAGCCTTTTCATTGACCGGAGTGGCTTCGGACGCCCGCCTTGCCGTCAATTTCATCGGCTATAAAACGCAGACGGTGGAGGTCGGCGGCCGCACCTCTTTCAACATCGTGCTGGTCGAGGAGGCCACGGCCGTGGACGAAGTGGTGGTCGTGGGTTACGGACAGGTCAAGAAGAGCGACCTGACGGGTTCCGTGGCCTCGGTCAAGGCCGAGAAACTCACCGACATCCCGGCCAACTCGATCGACGGGCTGTTGCAGGGCCGCGTGGCCGGCGTGCAGGTGGTCAACTCCTCGCAGGACCCCGGCGCCTCGTCGACGGTCCGCATCCGCGGCAACTCGTCGCTCAACGGTTCGAACGCTCCGCTGGTGGTCATCGACGGATTCCCCTGGGGCGATGCCGGCGACCTGAAACAAATCAACCCGCAGGACATCGTTTCGATGGAGGTGCTCAAGGATGCCTCGGCATCGGCCATCTACGGTTCGCGCGGCGCCAACGGCGTGATCCTCATCACCACGCGCAAGGCGCAGGAGAACGTGACGCGCATCACGCTGCGCCAGCAGACGACCGTTTCGGGATTCAGCTCCGAGCTGAACCTCTGGCGCGATCCCGTGCTGATGGCGATGCTCTCGAACGAAAGCAGCATCAACGCCGGACTGACGCCGACCTACATCGGTGCGACCAATGCCAACGGCGTCTATTATCCCTCGATTGCGGAGTTGCAGACGACCTGGACGACCAACACGCGCTGGGACGACCTGGTCTTCCGCCCGACGCCCGTGTCGAACAACACCACCGTACAGGTGCAGAGCAGCAACGACCGCACGATGTTCCAGGCCAGCGCCAACTACTACCTCGACAACGGCATGTACATCGAGGACACCTACCGCAAATACGGCGGTAATTTCTCGGTCGAGCACAAGCTGCTGGACAACCTGCGCATGAAGGCCAGCGCCAACATCACCAGCAACAAGCGTCACAACAACGGCGGACTGGCCTACTGGCGCAACCCGATCTTCCCGGTCTACGACGACAACGGCGATTACTGGCTGTACGGTGCCCAGGACTATTCGCATCCGCTGGCCCTGACCAATTTGCAGAAGAACGATTCGAAGGGGTTAGACATCATCTCGTTCGCTTCGGTGAACTGGGACGTGCTTCCCTGCCTGAACGTCATGGCGCAGTTCAACTACAAGCACGGCGAACAGATCACCGACAAATATTTCCCGAAGAAGTATTCCGAGACGGGCGTGTTCAACGACGGTTACGGGTCGATCGACAACTGGAAGGACGACAACATCGTTTTCGAGGCTTACGCCACGTTCGATCGGACCTTTGCTGAAAAGCACCGGCTGACGGTGATGGGCGGTTACTCTTACGAGAACTACCAGTCGCGCAGTTCGTCGCTGGCCGCCAAGGGCTTCATCAACGAATCGCTGGGCAACGAGAACCTCGCCGCGGGCGATTCGGAGACCTATTCGATCGGCAACGGCTCCTACAAGACCGAGCTGGTCTCGGCCCTCACGCGTATCAACTACACGTTCGACAACCGGTTCCTCTTCACCTTCACGGCCCGCGCCGACGGTTCTTCGAAATTCGGCTCCAACAACAAGTGGGCCTTCTTCCCCTCGGGGGCGTTCAGCTGGAAGATGCACGAGGAGCGGTTCATCCGGAACCTGAACGTTTTCGACGTGCTGAAGATCCGCGCCTCCTACGGTATTTCGGGCAACCAGGGTATTTCGGCCTACCAGACGCTGAGCCGCTACGGACAGCACAAGTATTTCAACGGAGGCAAGTGGGTGACGGCCATCGGACCCGGCTATCAGTCGGGCACCACGGGGCAGGACGGCATCTATGCGCTTTGGAGCGGCATCCCGAACAAGGGGCTGAAATGGGAGACCACCGCGCAGGTCGACCTCGGACTGGACATGTCGTTCTTCGGCAACCGTCTGAACGTGACTTTCGACTGGTACGACAAGCGCACCTCGGACCTGCTGCGCGAGCGCAACATCGCGCCTTCGTCGGGTTACGACAAGATGTGGGTCAACGACGGCGAGATCCGCAACCGCGGCATCGAACTGACGATCGACGGCGTGGCGTTCCAGAACCGCGACTGGCGCATGGGCGGCACCTTCGTCTTCT